The following is a genomic window from Hymenobacter monticola.
TGGTCCTTGAGCTCGATGGTGAAGTAGCTGATGCACTTGCTGCCGTCCACCACGTAAGGCTCGGTGATGGCCTGCGTAGGGCAGGCGTCTACGCATTTGGTGCAGGTGCCGCAGTAGTCGCGAATGGGACCGTCGGCAGGAAGCTCCACGTCCACTATCAGCTCGGCAATGAAGTAGAAGGAGCCCGTGCCCGGCGTTATCAGGTTCGAGTTTTTGCCCACCCAGCCGAGGCCCGATTTCTTGGCCCAGGCCTTATCGAGCACCGGCGCCGAATCGACGAAGCAGCGGCCGCCGATGGCACCAATTTCGGCTTCCATGTCGGCCAGCAGCGCTTTCAGCTTGTCTTTGATGACAAAGTGGTAGTCGCGGCCGTAGGCGTACTTGCTGATTTTGAGGGTGTCGTCGGGCTGCTGCGTTTCGGGGGAGGGGTAGTAGTTGAGCAGCAGCGAAATCACCGATTTGGCGCCGTCCACCAGCAGGCGCGGGTCGA
Proteins encoded in this region:
- the queG gene encoding tRNA epoxyqueuosine(34) reductase QueG; this translates as MLPSSQWAPFIKRRAAELGFMACGISKAEFLEEEAPRLETWLTRRMNGKMGYMENHFDKRLDPRLLVDGAKSVISLLLNYYPSPETQQPDDTLKISKYAYGRDYHFVIKDKLKALLADMEAEIGAIGGRCFVDSAPVLDKAWAKKSGLGWVGKNSNLITPGTGSFYFIAELIVDVELPADGPIRDYCGTCTKCVDACPTQAITEPYVVDGSKCISYFTIELKDQIPTEVAGQFGNWVFGCDICQDVCPWNRFSKPHSEPQFDPAPGLKDLTPGDWREITHELFTELFRQSAVKRTGYEGLKRNIRFVAESSEPAPLAAD